GCTacaacacacacacatataGCTAAAACAACAAGTACAgaccaaaagaagagagaaatagGATAGAAGGCGAAATTCCACTACCAATCTACAGCCCAGCCGTTCTTGTTCAGGAACTCCTCGCACGCCGCTTTGAGCGCATAGTTGGGTCGCAGGTCGTTGACCGTCATAGACGTCCGAGTAATCGGGTCGACACCGGCCTGCTCAACATACTTTTGGATGCCAATGCGGTCAAAGCTGGTCCCAGACGGGGTGATGACGGGGTCGTGCATGATCTCGAAGGTGATACCGTCGACCAGATAATCGGGTACAACCTGCCACACAACGTTAGCACAGTATCACGGCAGTACTACCGTAGTCATTTCAAACGGGATACATAAGCTTACCCTCTCCTGGATGTCCCCCTTGGATGCAATGCGGAAAGCATCTCTCACATTCTGGGTATGCTTCTCTGCATCTTCGCGGAgcgccttctcatcctcgacGAACCCAATCTGCCCAATCTCTTTCCGATCCAACTTCCCCTGCAATTCCGCCAACGCCCGGTTCAAATCCGACTCAATCAAAACCTCTACACTCGCCAACGTCGAGTTCATCTCGCGCAGCCGCGCCGTCTCCTTCTGCGCCCAAATCTGCTGCTTCGCGCGCAGAACTGCCTTGGACAGATTCTCCGTCTGCACGTTCTTCGCCGCCAGACTCGCCCGGTACGCATCGATCGCCACCTCATACGCCTCCTGCGGACGCTGCAGTCCCAACAGCGCCTGCGCCAGGTACCAGCAGCTCTTCAGGCTGGAGGCGCTCTTGGGCCCGTACAGACTAATCGCGGCGCGCGCATCCTGTTCCACACCTGCCCATTTCTCGAGCCGTATCCGAGTCAGAGCGCGGTTCGTGAAGAACGTCGGTTCGCGCGGATTCTTGTGGATTCTATGCCACGTTGGCGATTAGCCTGGGGATTGTGGTCTTGTTCTTAGATATATAGACATAgggcttttttttctttctcttttgtccGTTTGTGGGGAAACAATGCACATAAATCGAATAGAATCAACGAAACTCACGCTTGCGAATACAGCTCCTCGGCACCATTGTAATCGCCCTCGATGGGAAGCGACCGAGACTGTATTCTCGTcggaatatagtgtagtaGATATTGGTACCAGTTACAGAactgtactactactggtttggaacagaaaacaacttggaggaggaaaaaatgtcgGGACGGGCCGAGACGCGAACCCCTGACCCGCCCGACCGCGACGAACAGGAAAACTCACCACCGCGATTGGTGAGGCCGAAACGCacgacaagaccaccggcCCACTatgctcaagagcaagagatcgagactgagcagagaaatacgcGCTCccagcggaagaaaaagaaccagggTAAGCCAGTCGCCCAAGATAAAGCGGCGACTTCGGACGACTCctcgacagaaagagaggactcagacacctccaagcttgtgaaagagattgtcaaactcagaagagaaattagacgacgagatgaatTATACAAGGAGGAACTCCagagagtcaaagaagaatttggcgcTGCCCTCACAGAGTTTCGACATGAATTACTGGCGAATCGACCCCCGACACCGCAAGCCCACCCCGAGTCATGCGCTCAGAGCGgccacgaggagatccttcgcgaaatccaatccttACGCGTTGCAGTCAATCCTTCGGGATCCCCGTcctatgcagatgttgcccgtactccccccaccagccaaccgAGCAATATACGGACTCTCTCATCGTGGAACACGACACCGACTACCTTCACCGACACGCTATATTGCACGATAGAcacctcgaagatggcagataCTGAAAGTGAGAGACCATCAGCAGGTCCAATTAGAACGGCAGTTGAGACCGAGatccggacaatggaaaactacacgaactggcggtgccgcGCTGTCACGGTGGACCCAAAAAACAC
The sequence above is a segment of the Aspergillus oryzae RIB40 DNA, chromosome 3 genome. Coding sequences within it:
- a CDS encoding putative U-box domain protein (chaperone-dependent E3 ubiquitin protein ligase (contains TPR repeats)) produces the protein MVPRSCIRKREIHKNPREPTFFTNRALTRIRLEKWAGVEQDARAAISLYGPKSASSLKSCWYLAQALLGLQRPQEAYEVAIDAYRASLAAKNVQTENLSKAVLRAKQQIWAQKETARLREMNSTLASVEVLIESDLNRALAELQGKLDRKEIGQIGFVEDEKALREDAEKHTQNVRDAFRIASKGDIQERVVPDYLVDGITFEIMHDPVITPSGTSFDRIGIQKYVEQAGVDPITRTSMTVNDLRPNYALKAACEEFLNKNGWAVDW